One genomic segment of Microcella indica includes these proteins:
- a CDS encoding DUF2207 domain-containing protein: MRTIVALLCLGILTPLAAAGPAQAAPPPLGSPASTATAPLAAVGGAMLPADVNDFGFDSFEAQYVLGRDDDGHSTLTTTETIVARFPEFDQNRGIRRAIPATYQGHTTSLEVVSVTDESGDPRPYSVDADSGIVTVTSAVPEGSFVRGVQTYVITYTQRDVVDYFTTTTAEEFYWNINGTDWQQPFGVVRGTLLLEDGLEGALIEGQLACYQGYSGSRDTCSITTDGDTIVAEGRDLLPFQNVTLAVAFEPGTFTLFDDSPLASPWAWVQFAAVAIALAAAIAAIILRRTRFRDAPGRPVIVPEYLPPKGVSLLDAAVLTHRKSRGVASQLVDFAVRGVITIMEVDKGGLFKRQQWRLRLESSLGVEGEERRLLTYFFGGGLVGGTEHTLKAQNTTLSTKIQKQLARVAKSVLSRGWRRSIPAKYSFGLTSLTVGAIVLSFIGAVSLDDEGRAGLVTFALIVLTILCFFIVGGNLWKQPLTAEGSEIVDHLKGLDDYLELAEADRMRVLQSPEGALREPVNAADSGERLKLYERLLPWAVLGKHEKEWAEVIGEYYGEGQQPGWYTSSRAFSVGAFAAGVSSVSTTLSSSYSGSSSSGGSGGGGSSGGGGGGGGGGGV; encoded by the coding sequence ATGCGCACCATCGTCGCACTCCTCTGCCTCGGAATCCTCACGCCGCTCGCGGCGGCCGGCCCCGCGCAGGCGGCGCCCCCGCCGCTGGGGAGCCCCGCGAGCACCGCAACGGCACCGCTCGCCGCGGTCGGCGGTGCGATGCTCCCGGCCGACGTCAACGACTTCGGGTTCGACAGCTTCGAGGCGCAGTACGTGCTCGGGCGGGACGACGACGGCCACTCGACGCTCACGACGACGGAGACGATCGTCGCCCGGTTCCCCGAGTTCGACCAGAACCGCGGCATCCGCCGCGCCATCCCGGCCACCTACCAGGGGCACACGACGAGCCTCGAGGTGGTCTCCGTCACCGACGAGTCGGGCGATCCGCGACCATACAGCGTCGACGCCGATTCGGGCATCGTGACGGTCACCTCCGCCGTGCCGGAGGGCAGTTTCGTGCGCGGCGTGCAGACCTACGTGATCACGTACACGCAGCGCGACGTGGTCGACTACTTCACGACCACGACGGCCGAGGAGTTCTACTGGAACATCAACGGCACCGACTGGCAGCAGCCCTTCGGCGTGGTGCGCGGCACGCTGCTGCTCGAGGACGGCCTCGAGGGTGCTCTCATCGAGGGCCAGCTCGCGTGCTACCAGGGCTACAGCGGGTCGCGCGACACGTGCTCGATCACCACAGACGGCGACACGATCGTGGCGGAGGGTCGCGACCTGCTCCCGTTCCAGAACGTGACGCTCGCGGTCGCCTTCGAGCCGGGCACGTTCACCCTCTTCGACGATTCGCCGCTCGCCTCGCCGTGGGCGTGGGTGCAGTTCGCGGCCGTGGCGATTGCCCTGGCGGCGGCGATCGCGGCCATCATCCTGCGGCGCACCCGCTTTCGGGATGCTCCGGGCCGACCCGTGATCGTGCCCGAGTACCTCCCGCCGAAGGGAGTGTCGCTGCTCGATGCCGCGGTCCTCACGCACCGCAAGTCGCGCGGCGTCGCCTCGCAGCTCGTCGACTTCGCAGTGCGCGGCGTCATCACGATCATGGAGGTCGACAAGGGCGGCCTCTTCAAACGGCAGCAGTGGCGCCTGCGGCTCGAGTCGTCGCTCGGCGTCGAGGGGGAGGAGCGCCGGCTGCTCACCTACTTCTTCGGCGGCGGGCTCGTCGGAGGCACCGAGCACACTCTGAAGGCGCAGAACACGACGCTCAGCACGAAGATTCAGAAGCAGCTCGCGCGCGTCGCGAAGTCGGTGCTGTCGCGCGGCTGGAGGCGGAGCATCCCGGCCAAGTACTCGTTCGGGCTCACGTCCCTCACGGTGGGGGCGATCGTGCTGTCGTTCATCGGCGCGGTCTCGCTCGACGACGAGGGACGCGCGGGTCTCGTGACGTTCGCGCTCATCGTCCTGACGATCCTGTGCTTCTTTATCGTCGGCGGCAACCTGTGGAAGCAGCCGCTCACGGCCGAAGGCTCGGAGATCGTCGACCATCTCAAGGGCCTCGACGACTACCTGGAGCTCGCGGAGGCCGATCGCATGCGCGTGCTGCAATCGCCCGAGGGGGCGCTGCGCGAGCCCGTGAACGCGGCCGACAGCGGCGAGCGGCTCAAGCTCTACGAGCGCCTGCTGCCGTGGGCGGTGCTCGGCAAGCACGAGAAGGAGTGGGCCGAGGTCATCGGCGAGTACTACGGCGAGGGTCAGCAGCCGGGCTGGTACACGAGCTCGCGCGCGTTCAGCGTGGGCGCCTTCGCGGCGGGGGTCTCCTCGGTGAGCACGACGCTGTCGTCGAGCTACTCGGGCTCGAGTTCGAGCGGTGGTTCGGGCGGCGGCGGGTCGTCCGGCGGCGGCGGTGGCGGCGGAGGCGGCGGCGGGGTGTAA
- a CDS encoding DEAD/DEAH box helicase, whose product MAQTGQRQRKSSSKSSGNGSRRRRPLDEQGIIPILARAVREVENAAERGKASPSNRTKFQVAALLVREERARVKQDAEVGDSERAEVLKRLDGLASIMAKTAARDTSLIALLAPEAKVSDAARALRRDMLLASGAELEPDDLLIVSEPTPVTAEVAKQVVPPSVKQAQLANPFLAPDLSALSAAASSTGSRLSNWELIDPLFRSFEYGAGGQAASMELPEAGSLVTPGGMELMRHQARLIEAVRAGHRSFLLADEPGLGKTAQALMAANVAGAFPLLVVVPNVVKTNWAREVQRWIPQRTATVVHGDGDDLDAFSDVVIVNYEILDRHVGWLGRFGFKGMVVDEAHFIKNATSQRTRHVQSLAAALRVLHPKALMMALTGTPLINQIEDFRMIWKFLGWIDDKKPTGRLMAALEETELTPADPGFFAAARQCVIDMGIVRRKKVDVASDIPARRIADIPVELDDDLGRSIRASEAALLARLVDRYRRVVAARDVPPIGIDHDLVRLVAHAELEESKGASNGDNVFTMVRQIGTAKAVLAADYTAQLARNVGKVVFFAKHIDVMDAAERHFASVGMRSVSIRGDQSPKARQEAIDGFTNDPDVSVIVCSLSAAGVGINLQAASNVVLAELSWTSAEQTQAIDRVHRIGQELPVTAWRILAAQTIDLRIADLIDAKAGLAARALDGSDVEVTAEGTVQVQALSQMLAEELEKSL is encoded by the coding sequence ATGGCCCAGACCGGCCAGCGTCAGAGGAAGAGCTCGTCCAAGTCGAGCGGCAACGGTTCGCGCCGTCGTCGCCCGCTCGATGAGCAGGGGATCATCCCGATCCTCGCCCGCGCCGTGCGCGAGGTGGAGAACGCCGCCGAGCGCGGCAAGGCGAGCCCCTCGAACCGCACGAAGTTCCAGGTCGCGGCGCTGCTCGTGCGCGAGGAGCGGGCCCGCGTCAAGCAGGATGCCGAGGTCGGCGACAGCGAGCGCGCCGAAGTGCTCAAGCGCCTCGACGGGCTCGCGAGCATCATGGCGAAGACCGCCGCCCGCGACACCTCCCTCATCGCCCTGCTCGCTCCCGAGGCGAAGGTCTCCGACGCCGCGAGGGCGCTGCGGCGCGACATGCTTCTCGCGTCGGGTGCTGAGCTGGAGCCGGATGACCTGCTCATCGTGAGCGAGCCCACGCCCGTCACGGCCGAGGTGGCGAAGCAGGTCGTGCCGCCGAGCGTCAAGCAGGCGCAGCTCGCGAACCCCTTCCTCGCCCCCGATCTGAGCGCGCTCTCGGCGGCGGCGTCGTCGACGGGCTCGCGGCTGTCGAACTGGGAGCTCATCGACCCGCTGTTCCGCTCGTTCGAGTACGGCGCGGGCGGCCAGGCCGCGTCGATGGAGCTGCCCGAGGCGGGCTCGCTCGTCACCCCCGGCGGCATGGAGCTCATGCGCCACCAGGCTCGCCTCATCGAGGCCGTGCGCGCGGGTCACCGCTCCTTCCTGCTCGCCGACGAGCCGGGGCTCGGCAAGACCGCGCAGGCGCTCATGGCGGCGAACGTCGCCGGTGCCTTCCCGCTCCTCGTGGTCGTGCCCAACGTCGTGAAGACGAACTGGGCACGCGAGGTGCAGCGGTGGATCCCGCAGCGCACCGCGACGGTCGTGCACGGCGACGGCGACGACCTCGACGCGTTCAGCGACGTCGTCATCGTCAACTACGAGATTCTCGATCGTCACGTCGGCTGGCTCGGCCGATTCGGCTTCAAGGGCATGGTCGTCGACGAGGCGCACTTCATCAAGAACGCCACCTCGCAGCGCACGCGCCACGTGCAGTCCCTCGCGGCCGCGCTGCGCGTGCTGCACCCGAAGGCGCTCATGATGGCGCTCACGGGTACGCCGCTCATCAACCAGATCGAAGACTTCCGCATGATCTGGAAGTTCCTCGGCTGGATCGACGACAAGAAGCCCACGGGCCGCCTCATGGCCGCGCTCGAGGAGACCGAGCTGACGCCGGCCGACCCGGGCTTCTTCGCCGCCGCTCGGCAGTGCGTCATCGACATGGGCATCGTGCGGCGCAAGAAGGTCGACGTCGCCTCCGACATTCCGGCCCGTCGCATCGCCGATATCCCCGTCGAGCTCGACGATGATCTCGGGCGGTCGATCCGCGCCTCCGAGGCCGCGCTGCTCGCCCGGCTCGTCGACCGCTACCGCCGCGTCGTCGCGGCGCGCGACGTGCCGCCGATCGGCATCGACCACGATCTCGTGCGGCTCGTGGCGCACGCCGAGCTGGAGGAGTCGAAGGGCGCCTCGAACGGCGACAACGTCTTCACGATGGTGCGCCAGATCGGTACGGCGAAGGCCGTCCTCGCGGCGGACTACACCGCACAGCTCGCCCGCAACGTGGGCAAGGTCGTGTTCTTCGCCAAGCACATCGACGTCATGGACGCGGCCGAGCGGCACTTCGCCTCGGTCGGCATGCGCTCGGTGAGCATCCGCGGCGACCAGAGCCCGAAGGCGCGCCAGGAGGCGATCGACGGGTTCACGAACGACCCTGACGTGAGCGTCATCGTGTGCTCGCTCTCGGCGGCGGGCGTGGGTATCAACCTGCAGGCCGCGTCGAACGTCGTCCTCGCCGAGCTGTCGTGGACCTCGGCCGAGCAGACGCAGGCGATCGACCGCGTGCACCGCATCGGCCAGGAACTGCCCGTCACGGCATGGCGCATCCTCGCCGCGCAGACGATCGACCTGCGCATCGCCGACCTCATCGACGCCAAGGCGGGCCTCGCGGCGCGCGCGCTCGACGGCAGCGACGTCGAGGTGACGGCGGAGGGCACCGTGCAGGTGCAGGCGCTCAGCCAGATGCTCGCCGAGGAGCTCGAGAAGAGCCTCTAG
- a CDS encoding maltokinase N-terminal cap-like domain-containing protein, translating into MDSTTECLTDWMTRQRWYAGKGRIPQLVEVFREEWQARAVTPHDGDPSSEPAAPATSQASDNEDARIIVLLVRDLANNPPSLYHVPMVERSTIPKGAGPYLIGRTDDDRYLFDGAFDPLYTTELLHRLSVTRADTRSRVHGGEQSNTSIIYDQGSEAAVVAKIFRLVHTGENPDVTLQTALTSAGYRSVPRMLGYLSGAWHDPYEHEERSVGHLAFAQEFIPGVQDGWQIALQSSADGEDFTAHAERLGRTTAEVHTGLAACLPTREATLGDIVGFVAGWHQRLAIATSDVPELRALRPAIEAVYDSAQDAPWPKLQRIHGDYHLGQVLRRPSGEWLLVDFEGEPLRPLSERTRADSPLRDVAGMLRSFDYVVGARRNTAADEAARDAVDPEWARAARAGFLDGYIAESEVDLRAHRQLLDAFELDKAVYEAMYEARNRPAWLPIPLAGIRYLVSEERLAARR; encoded by the coding sequence ATGGACAGCACGACGGAGTGCCTCACCGACTGGATGACGCGACAGCGGTGGTACGCCGGCAAAGGGCGCATCCCGCAGCTCGTCGAGGTCTTCCGTGAGGAATGGCAGGCACGCGCAGTGACGCCGCACGACGGCGACCCGTCGAGCGAGCCCGCAGCACCTGCCACGTCCCAGGCCTCCGATAATGAGGACGCCCGCATCATCGTGCTCCTCGTGCGCGACCTCGCCAACAATCCGCCCTCGCTCTATCACGTGCCGATGGTCGAGCGCTCGACCATTCCGAAGGGTGCGGGCCCGTACCTCATCGGGCGCACCGATGACGACCGCTACCTCTTCGATGGCGCCTTCGACCCGCTCTACACGACCGAGCTGCTGCACCGCCTGTCGGTGACGCGCGCCGACACGCGGTCGCGCGTGCACGGCGGCGAGCAGTCGAACACGTCGATCATCTACGACCAGGGCTCGGAGGCCGCGGTCGTCGCGAAGATCTTCCGCCTCGTGCACACGGGCGAGAACCCGGATGTCACGTTGCAGACCGCTCTCACGAGCGCCGGCTATCGCTCGGTTCCGCGGATGCTCGGCTACCTGTCCGGCGCCTGGCACGACCCCTACGAGCACGAGGAGCGGTCGGTCGGCCACCTCGCGTTCGCGCAGGAGTTCATCCCGGGCGTGCAGGACGGCTGGCAGATCGCCCTGCAGTCGTCGGCCGACGGTGAAGACTTCACCGCGCACGCCGAGCGCCTCGGCCGCACGACCGCGGAGGTGCACACGGGTCTCGCAGCATGCCTGCCGACGCGCGAGGCGACCCTCGGCGACATCGTGGGCTTCGTCGCGGGGTGGCACCAGCGCCTCGCGATCGCGACCTCCGACGTGCCCGAGCTGCGCGCCCTGCGGCCCGCGATCGAGGCCGTGTACGACTCGGCGCAGGACGCGCCGTGGCCCAAGCTGCAGCGCATCCACGGCGACTACCACCTCGGGCAGGTGCTGCGGCGGCCGAGCGGCGAGTGGTTGCTCGTCGACTTCGAGGGCGAGCCGTTGCGACCCCTCTCGGAGCGCACGCGCGCCGACTCCCCCCTGCGCGACGTCGCGGGCATGCTGCGCTCGTTCGACTACGTCGTGGGCGCGCGGCGCAACACGGCGGCCGATGAGGCAGCGCGTGACGCGGTCGACCCCGAGTGGGCGCGTGCCGCGCGCGCGGGGTTCCTCGACGGATACATCGCCGAGAGCGAGGTCGACCTGCGCGCGCACCGGCAGCTGCTCGACGCCTTCGAGCTCGACAAGGCCGTCTACGAGGCCATGTACGAGGCGCGCAACCGCCCGGCCTGGCTGCCGATCCCGCTCGCGGGCATCCGCTACCTCGTCTCGGAAGAGCGGCTCGCCGCCCGTCGCTGA
- a CDS encoding aminotransferase class IV: protein MTHGATQPSSSTPPSSWTPPSSANHPLLLITHDGSGAATGFVEADAEHPHLNVHDLGVTRGDGIFETYSIGRGHVQALDAHLERFARSARMLDLPQPDLGVWRDAVLEIGQRLADHEEAWVRTILTRGIEGHDMLTGWAQGRPSPDYRRERTEGLRVVLLDRGLRSDVAQTSPWLLAGAKTLSYAVNRAAVREAQRRGADDVVFVSTDGFLLEGPNSTVVLRRGDTLSTPPVDFGILPGTTQGDLFAAAPEWGLQAVMEPLTPDDLHAAEAAWIVSSVRHVTPIRAVDGVERPIDASLSAAWNGYLHARLS, encoded by the coding sequence ATGACCCACGGCGCGACACAGCCTTCGAGTTCGACCCCGCCCTCGAGTTGGACCCCGCCTTCGAGCGCGAACCACCCGCTCCTGCTCATCACCCACGACGGCTCGGGTGCGGCGACGGGCTTCGTGGAGGCCGATGCCGAGCATCCGCACCTGAACGTGCACGATCTCGGGGTCACGCGCGGTGACGGCATCTTCGAGACCTACAGCATCGGCCGCGGCCACGTGCAGGCGCTCGATGCCCACCTGGAGCGCTTCGCCCGCTCGGCGCGCATGCTCGACCTGCCTCAGCCCGACCTGGGAGTCTGGCGCGACGCGGTGCTCGAGATCGGCCAGCGCCTCGCCGACCACGAGGAGGCGTGGGTGCGCACGATCCTCACGCGCGGCATCGAAGGGCACGACATGCTCACCGGCTGGGCGCAGGGCCGCCCCTCGCCCGACTACCGGCGCGAGCGCACGGAGGGCCTGCGCGTCGTCCTGCTCGACCGCGGGCTGCGCAGCGACGTCGCGCAGACGAGCCCCTGGCTGCTCGCGGGAGCCAAAACCCTCTCCTACGCGGTGAACCGCGCCGCCGTGCGGGAGGCGCAGCGGCGCGGGGCCGACGATGTCGTGTTCGTCTCGACCGACGGCTTCCTGCTCGAAGGGCCCAACTCGACCGTCGTGCTGCGGCGCGGCGACACCCTCTCGACCCCGCCGGTCGACTTCGGCATTCTGCCCGGCACGACGCAGGGCGACCTCTTCGCCGCGGCACCTGAGTGGGGCCTGCAGGCGGTCATGGAACCGCTCACACCCGACGACCTCCACGCCGCCGAGGCGGCGTGGATCGTCTCCAGCGTTCGGCACGTGACGCCGATCCGCGCGGTCGACGGCGTCGAGCGGCCGATCGACGCGAGCCTGAGTGCCGCCTGGAACGGGTACCTCCACGCACGACTCTCCTAG
- a CDS encoding Pr6Pr family membrane protein: protein MTPSSPLGEAAASARLHTLRHIAGVISIIVGLLVLVALITQITDQLEFGRFEPTEYFAYFTIQTAMINVVVLITGGVLAFAVERDTRLYTAIRASAFTYALVTGAVYNLLLRDVLNADGYVGPVWANQALHVWVPIYFALDWLLTPGRVRIGWSTLWLAVSYPLIWVAVTLLRIKFLDGWFPYPFLNPDGPAGVLGVVVYVVAIAAAIIVLAIIAVTINRVHTRGVRGVTHGRRGTGPIDLPSSRA from the coding sequence GTGACTCCGTCGTCCCCCCTCGGCGAGGCCGCAGCGTCAGCCCGACTCCATACCCTCCGCCACATCGCGGGTGTCATCAGCATCATCGTCGGGTTGCTCGTGCTGGTCGCGCTCATCACCCAGATCACCGACCAACTCGAGTTCGGTCGGTTCGAGCCGACCGAGTACTTCGCCTACTTCACGATTCAGACGGCGATGATCAACGTCGTCGTGCTCATCACCGGCGGGGTGCTCGCCTTCGCCGTGGAGCGCGATACGCGCCTCTACACGGCGATTCGCGCCTCCGCCTTCACCTACGCGCTCGTCACGGGCGCCGTCTACAACCTGCTACTGCGCGACGTCCTCAACGCCGACGGCTACGTCGGGCCCGTGTGGGCCAACCAGGCTCTGCACGTGTGGGTGCCGATCTACTTCGCACTCGACTGGCTGCTGACGCCCGGCCGCGTGCGCATCGGCTGGTCGACGCTGTGGCTGGCCGTGAGCTACCCGCTCATCTGGGTCGCCGTGACGCTGCTGCGCATCAAGTTTCTCGACGGGTGGTTCCCCTACCCGTTCCTCAACCCCGACGGGCCCGCGGGTGTACTCGGCGTCGTCGTGTACGTCGTCGCGATCGCCGCCGCGATCATCGTGCTCGCGATCATCGCGGTCACGATCAACCGCGTGCACACGCGCGGCGTGCGCGGAGTGACCCACGGGCGCCGAGGCACAGGGCCCATCGACCTGCCATCATCGAGGGCATGA
- a CDS encoding aldo/keto reductase: MTSSASSEFGPLVLGGNVFGWTADESASFAVLDAFVEAGGTAIDTADSYSIWVDGHVGGESERVIGAWLSARPGMRERVSIATKVFAKPDRPGLAPANVRAALNESLERLQTDYVDLYYAHRDDPEVPQDDVVMTFGELVAEGLVSRIGASNFSADRLHSAVDVAKAHGVEPFTVSQDGYSLVHRDIESGLVPTLKQLDIIELPYGALQGGFLTGKYRAGATVDSPCAGAASRLLETPRNVELLDALESVASDRGVSMAAVALAWLRQQRRVAAPIASARSVEQLQSLIESFDLVLSEDELARLA, translated from the coding sequence ATGACGTCTTCCGCATCCTCTGAGTTCGGCCCTCTCGTGCTGGGAGGCAACGTCTTCGGGTGGACGGCCGACGAGTCGGCGAGCTTCGCGGTGCTCGACGCGTTCGTCGAGGCGGGCGGCACGGCCATCGACACGGCCGACTCGTACTCGATCTGGGTGGACGGGCACGTCGGCGGGGAGTCGGAGCGCGTCATCGGCGCCTGGTTGAGCGCGCGCCCCGGCATGCGCGAGCGGGTCAGCATCGCGACCAAGGTGTTCGCCAAGCCCGACCGGCCCGGGCTCGCGCCGGCGAACGTGCGCGCGGCGCTGAACGAGTCGCTCGAGCGCCTGCAGACCGACTACGTGGACCTGTACTACGCCCACCGCGACGACCCCGAGGTGCCGCAGGATGACGTCGTCATGACCTTCGGCGAGCTCGTCGCGGAGGGCCTCGTGAGCCGCATCGGCGCGAGCAACTTCTCGGCCGATCGCCTGCACTCCGCGGTCGATGTGGCCAAGGCGCACGGCGTGGAGCCCTTCACCGTCTCGCAGGACGGCTACAGCCTCGTGCACCGCGATATCGAGTCGGGTCTCGTGCCGACCCTGAAGCAGCTCGACATCATCGAGCTGCCCTATGGCGCGCTGCAGGGCGGGTTTCTCACCGGCAAGTACCGGGCGGGTGCGACGGTCGACTCGCCGTGCGCCGGCGCTGCCTCACGGCTGCTCGAGACGCCGCGCAACGTCGAACTGCTCGACGCGCTCGAATCGGTCGCGTCGGACCGCGGCGTGAGCATGGCGGCCGTCGCTCTCGCCTGGCTGCGGCAGCAGCGACGCGTGGCCGCCCCGATCGCGAGCGCGCGCAGCGTCGAGCAGCTGCAGAGCCTCATCGAGTCCTTCGATCTCGTCCTGAGCGAGGACGAGCTCGCGCGCCTGGCCTAG
- a CDS encoding S9 family peptidase: MTTPPAPAPTPAPVAARKPHERRHHGDVVVDHYEWLRDKDSAEVVAHLDAENAYADERMRHLDPLRDRIVEEIRSRTQETDMGIPVRDGDWWYYGRTIEGQQYGLQCRVPAAPIDPANPLDPAVWAPPPPLDDPSQPREGEQLLLDANVEAQGHDFFSMGSFDVSDDGTMLLFGVDTVGDERYTLRIRDLATGEQLADEIPGTAAGAFFDPSGRYVFYSTVDESWRPDTVWRHEVGTPTADDVSVFHEPDDGYWVGAGRSRSKRWLVIEASSSITSEARVLDAADPTGEFTVVWAREHGVDYDLDHAVIGGEDRWLITHNREAPDFTVVSVPVDAPLSEPETLIPHEPGRRVEGVDAYAAFLTLDYRREGLPRTAIARLADVQPHRSLAEQLHWDELVVPVHGGPDALASVGTRGNPEWHQPTLRIGWVSFIEPTTIGQLDVATGAITVLKRQPVLGDFATEEYEERRDWARADDGTLVPISLVWKRGLVPALDVDSAAGSSRAEVSVEPAPVLLYGYGSYEASMDPGFSIPRLSLLDRGVVFAIAHVRGGGELGRAWYEQGKTTSKTNTFTDFVACAQHLVDSGVTVPERLVAEGGSAGGLLMGAVANLAGDLFAGILADVPFVDPLTSILMPELPLTVIEWDEWGNPLEDPEVYEYMKAYSPYENVTEQRYPRILAVTSLNDTRVLYVEPAKWVARLREVGADALLRCEMEAGHGGVSGRYAAWTQRAIELAWMLDVLGLADSADPADPAE, from the coding sequence ATGACTACGCCTCCTGCACCCGCCCCCACCCCCGCACCTGTCGCCGCCCGCAAGCCGCATGAGCGCCGCCACCACGGCGATGTGGTGGTCGACCACTACGAGTGGCTGCGCGACAAGGACAGCGCCGAGGTCGTCGCGCACCTCGACGCCGAGAACGCCTACGCCGACGAGCGCATGCGGCACCTCGACCCGCTGCGCGACCGCATCGTGGAGGAGATCAGGTCGCGCACGCAGGAGACCGACATGGGCATCCCCGTGCGCGACGGCGACTGGTGGTACTACGGGCGCACCATCGAGGGTCAGCAGTACGGGCTGCAGTGCCGCGTGCCCGCCGCCCCGATCGACCCCGCCAACCCGCTCGACCCGGCAGTGTGGGCTCCCCCGCCGCCCCTCGACGACCCCTCCCAGCCGCGCGAAGGCGAGCAGCTCCTGCTCGACGCGAACGTGGAGGCCCAGGGGCACGACTTCTTCTCGATGGGCTCCTTCGACGTGAGCGACGACGGCACGATGCTGCTGTTCGGCGTCGACACGGTCGGCGACGAGCGGTACACGCTGCGCATCCGCGACCTGGCGACCGGCGAGCAGCTCGCCGACGAGATTCCCGGCACCGCGGCCGGCGCCTTCTTCGACCCCAGCGGGCGTTACGTCTTCTACTCGACCGTCGACGAGTCCTGGCGCCCCGACACCGTGTGGCGGCACGAGGTCGGCACGCCGACCGCCGACGACGTGAGCGTCTTCCACGAACCGGACGACGGCTACTGGGTGGGCGCAGGGCGCTCCCGCTCGAAGCGCTGGCTCGTCATCGAGGCCTCGAGCAGCATCACGAGCGAGGCGCGCGTGCTCGACGCCGCCGACCCCACCGGCGAGTTCACCGTCGTGTGGGCGCGCGAGCACGGCGTCGATTACGACCTCGACCACGCGGTGATCGGCGGGGAGGACCGCTGGCTCATCACCCACAACCGCGAGGCGCCCGACTTCACGGTCGTCTCCGTACCCGTGGATGCTCCGCTCAGCGAGCCCGAGACGCTCATCCCGCACGAGCCGGGTCGCCGGGTCGAGGGCGTCGACGCCTACGCGGCGTTCCTCACCCTCGACTACCGCCGCGAGGGGTTGCCGCGCACCGCGATCGCGCGCCTCGCCGACGTGCAGCCGCACCGCTCGCTGGCCGAGCAGCTGCACTGGGACGAGCTCGTCGTGCCCGTGCACGGCGGCCCCGACGCGCTCGCGAGTGTCGGCACCCGCGGCAACCCGGAATGGCACCAGCCGACGCTGCGCATCGGCTGGGTGAGCTTCATCGAGCCGACGACCATCGGCCAGCTCGACGTGGCAACCGGAGCGATCACGGTGCTCAAGCGGCAGCCCGTGCTGGGTGACTTCGCGACGGAGGAGTACGAGGAGCGCCGCGACTGGGCGCGCGCCGACGACGGCACGCTCGTGCCGATCTCGCTCGTGTGGAAGCGCGGTCTCGTCCCCGCCCTCGACGTCGATTCGGCCGCCGGGTCGTCTCGCGCCGAGGTGAGCGTCGAACCCGCCCCGGTGCTGCTGTACGGCTACGGCTCCTACGAGGCGAGCATGGACCCTGGCTTCTCGATCCCCCGCCTGTCGCTCCTGGACCGCGGCGTCGTGTTCGCGATCGCGCACGTGCGCGGCGGCGGCGAGCTGGGCCGCGCCTGGTACGAGCAGGGCAAGACGACGTCCAAGACGAACACCTTCACCGACTTCGTCGCGTGCGCACAGCACCTCGTCGACTCGGGCGTGACGGTGCCCGAGCGTCTCGTCGCCGAAGGCGGCAGCGCTGGCGGCCTCCTCATGGGCGCGGTCGCGAACCTTGCGGGCGACCTCTTCGCCGGCATACTCGCCGACGTTCCCTTCGTGGACCCGCTCACGAGCATCCTCATGCCCGAGCTGCCGCTCACCGTCATCGAGTGGGACGAGTGGGGCAACCCGCTCGAGGATCCCGAGGTGTACGAGTACATGAAGGCTTACTCGCCCTACGAGAACGTGACCGAGCAGCGGTACCCGCGCATCCTCGCCGTCACCTCGCTCAACGACACGCGCGTGCTGTACGTCGAGCCGGCGAAGTGGGTGGCCCGCCTGCGCGAGGTGGGGGCGGATGCGCTCCTGCGCTGCGAGATGGAGGCAGGCCATGGCGGCGTGAGCGGCCGATACGCGGCGTGGACGCAGCGCGCCATCGAGCTCGCGTGGATGCTCGACGTGCTCGGCCTCGCCGACTCCGCCGACCCCGCGGACCCCGCGGAGTAG